From a single Lolium rigidum isolate FL_2022 chromosome 7, APGP_CSIRO_Lrig_0.1, whole genome shotgun sequence genomic region:
- the LOC124671342 gene encoding probable LRR receptor-like serine/threonine-protein kinase At1g56130 translates to MLQISALSATPNFTPTVRNAVAKKKGSKTGVIVGVIVGVAVLGLLAFAGIFIWRQKRRKLSLEQEELYSIVGRPNVLSYGELRSATENFSSNNLLGKGGYGSVYKGKLTDGRFVAVKQLSETSHQGKKEFATEIETISRVQHRNLVKLYGCCLEGNKPLLVYEYLENGSLDHALFGKGRSNLDWPTRFEICLGIARGLAYLHEESSIRVVHRDIKASNILLDANLNPKISDFGLAKLYDDQETHVSTKVAGTFGYLAPEYAMRGHVTEKVDVFAFGVVVLETLAGRPNYYSTQDQNKIYIFEWVWELHEDNHPLDMLDPRLEEFDSEEVLRAIKVALVCTQGSPHQRPSMSRVVAMLTGDVEAPSNVSKPSYITEWQIKGGGDTSFMSSSVSGQSSSTQKTDSVRLPFLGSIIDEGR, encoded by the exons atgttacagatCTCAGCTTTGAGTGCAACACCAA ATTTCACCCCTACAGTGCGTAATGCTGTCGCAAAGAAGAAAGGTAGTAAAACAGGTGTGATTGTGGGAGTCATAGTTGGTGTGGCAGTTTTAGGACTGTTAGCATTTGCTGGAATCTTTATTTGGAGGCAGAAAAGGAGAAAACTGTCGTTGGAGCAAGAAG AGCTCTACAGTATTGTGGGAAGACCTAATGTTCTCAGCTATGGGGAACTGAGGTCGGCTACCGAAAATTTCAGTTCTAATAACCTTCTCGGTAAAGGAGGATATGGGTCAGTTTATAAG GGTAAGTTAACTGATGGTAGGTTTGTGGCAGTGAAGCAGCTGTCTGAAACATCTCATCAGGGGAAAAAGGAATTCGCGACGGAAATAGAAACTATATCTCGGGTGCAGCACCGTAATCTCGTGAAGTTGTATGGTTGCTGCCTTGAGGGCAATAAGCCATTGTTGGTTTATGAGTACCTGGAGAATGGAAGCTTGGACCATGCTCTGTTTG GAAAAGGGAGGTCAAACCTAGACTGGCCAACGCGCTTTGAAATATGCTTAGGCATTGCGAGAGGTCTGGCCTATCTTCATGAAGAATCTAGCATCCGTGTTGTGCACAGGGACATAAAGGCCAGCAATATCTTACTTGATGCCAATCTCAATCCTAAGATCTCAGATTTCGGGCTCGCGAAACTTTACGATGATCAGGAGACACATGTCAGCACGAAAGTTGCTGGTACATT TGGTTACCTCGCACCTGAGTATGCCATGAGAGGCCATGTGACAGAGAAGGTTGATGTGTTTGCATTTGGCGTTGTGGTATTGGAGACTTTAGCTGGAAGACCAAACTATTACTCTACTCAGGACCAAAACAAGATTTATATTTTCGAATGG GTCTGGGAACTGCACGAGGACAACCACCCTCTGGATATGCTCGACCCGAGGCTCGAAGAATTCGATAGCGAGGAGGTGCTCCGGGCCATCAAGGTGGCGCTCGTGTGCACCCAAGGCTCACCCCACCAGCGGCCATCCATGTCGAGGGTGGTGGCCATGTTGACGGGCGACGTCGAGGCGCCCAGCAATGTGTCCAAGCCCAGCTACATCACGGAGTGGCAGATCAAGGGTGGCGGCGACACCAGCTTCATGAGCTCCAGCGTCAGTGGGCAATCGAGCTCGACTCAGAAGACCGACTCAGTGCGGTTGCCGTTCCTGGGCTCCATCATTGACGAAGGCCGTTGA